One window of Staphylococcus chromogenes genomic DNA carries:
- a CDS encoding carbohydrate kinase family protein — MGKLYAMGEALIDFIPQTKGVELKDVTGFEPQVGGAPTNVASCVAKLGAASSLITQLGEDAFGDLILETLQKQGVETANIKRTHEANTGLAFVSLTESGERDFAFYRNPSADMLLEPSSLNINFQPDDILHFCSVDLIPSPMKNTHEHVIALMEEAEGTIIFDPNLRFPLWPSIEALKTTVLEFMPKAHILKIADEELVYLTGSEDPASLQQLFQGKTEFIIYTEGANGASIYSKEGRIGYSPGYKVDVQDTTGAGDAFVGAVIYQLLKGQNECTPIDYLKKHAPDILAMSNAVGALTTTKKGAIGSIPTLEEVQELIQK; from the coding sequence ATGGGAAAATTATATGCGATGGGTGAAGCGTTAATTGATTTTATTCCTCAAACAAAAGGTGTAGAACTTAAAGACGTGACTGGATTTGAGCCTCAAGTGGGTGGCGCACCTACTAATGTAGCGAGTTGTGTAGCAAAACTTGGTGCCGCCTCTAGTCTTATTACGCAACTCGGTGAAGATGCCTTTGGAGATTTGATTTTAGAAACATTACAAAAGCAAGGAGTAGAGACGGCCAATATTAAAAGAACACATGAGGCAAATACAGGGCTTGCCTTTGTGAGTTTAACAGAATCTGGAGAACGTGATTTTGCTTTTTATCGGAATCCTTCTGCGGATATGTTGTTAGAACCGTCATCTCTGAATATCAATTTTCAACCCGATGATATTCTGCATTTTTGTTCAGTGGATTTGATTCCGTCACCTATGAAAAATACACATGAACATGTCATTGCCCTAATGGAAGAAGCAGAAGGAACTATTATTTTTGATCCGAATTTGAGATTTCCGTTATGGCCATCAATTGAAGCATTGAAAACGACAGTGCTTGAATTCATGCCGAAAGCACACATTTTAAAAATTGCAGATGAGGAATTGGTCTATTTAACAGGAAGTGAAGATCCAGCGTCACTCCAACAACTGTTTCAAGGTAAAACGGAATTTATTATTTATACAGAAGGCGCGAATGGCGCTTCTATTTATTCGAAAGAAGGGCGTATCGGATATTCCCCGGGTTATAAAGTCGATGTTCAAGATACGACTGGTGCTGGGGATGCGTTTGTGGGAGCAGTGATCTATCAACTATTAAAAGGTCAAAATGAATGCACTCCTATTGATTATTTGAAGAAACACGCACCAGATATTCTCGCAATGAGTAATGCGGTAGGCGCTTTAACCACAACGAAAAAAGGTGCGATTGGAAGTATACCTACATTAGAAGAGGTTCAAGAGTTAATACAAAAGTAG
- a CDS encoding MarR family winged helix-turn-helix transcriptional regulator: MYNEELKLSNQLCFSVYNLNRRLNKFYEKELKNYELTFSQYLVLLALWEESPQTVKSLGEKLDLSSNTLTPLLKRLEVAGWIQRIKNKKFLEIHLTDKAKRHEKEICDKLENSVQSIMDVQEYQCVRNELIKIEQTLKNEFDL; this comes from the coding sequence ATGTACAATGAAGAATTAAAATTATCGAATCAACTCTGTTTTTCGGTCTATAATTTAAACCGAAGACTAAATAAATTTTATGAAAAAGAATTAAAAAACTATGAACTTACATTTTCTCAATATCTAGTATTACTTGCGCTTTGGGAAGAAAGCCCACAAACTGTCAAATCATTGGGTGAAAAACTAGATCTTTCTAGCAATACATTAACACCATTATTGAAAAGACTTGAAGTAGCAGGCTGGATACAACGAATTAAAAACAAGAAATTTTTAGAAATTCATTTAACAGATAAAGCAAAGCGACATGAAAAAGAAATATGCGATAAATTAGAAAATAGCGTACAGTCCATTATGGATGTTCAAGAATATCAATGCGTTAGAAATGAACTTATCAAAATTGAACAGACGCTTAAAAATGAATTTGATCTTTAA
- the pbuX gene encoding xanthine permease PbuX — translation MKRFLLSLQHLLAMYAGAILVPIIVGSSLKFTPEQIAFLVTVDIFMCGVATFLQVYRGIGIGLPVVLGCTFTAVAPMIMIGQSKGVDVLYGSLFVSGLLVILIAPFFAYLVRFFPPVVTGSVVTIIGITLMPVAMNYIAGGQGAKDYGSPKHILLGFATLIIILVVQRFASGFIKSIAILIGLIAGTVIASFLGLVDVAQVGQAHWFELPRPFRFGGFSFDFGAIVVFFIVALISLIESTGVYHALSQITGRKLERKDFRKGYMAEGIAITLGAIFNAFPYTAYSQNVGLVSLSGAKKNDVIYGMVIMLIICGCIPKIGALANIIPISVLGGAMLAMFGMVMAYGVRILGDINFKNQNNLLIIAISVGLGTGITAVPEAFKALGDQLTWLTQNGIVLGTISAIILNLFFNGLNYQQNEENVK, via the coding sequence ATGAAACGATTCCTATTAAGCTTACAACATCTCCTTGCCATGTATGCCGGGGCGATTCTTGTCCCTATCATTGTAGGTTCGAGTTTAAAATTCACACCGGAACAAATTGCTTTTCTAGTCACTGTCGACATTTTTATGTGTGGTGTGGCGACGTTTTTACAAGTATATCGTGGTATCGGGATAGGCTTGCCGGTCGTGTTAGGTTGTACGTTTACGGCAGTGGCCCCAATGATTATGATTGGTCAGTCTAAAGGGGTGGACGTTTTATATGGTTCACTCTTTGTTTCAGGCCTTCTCGTAATTTTAATTGCGCCATTTTTTGCGTATCTCGTACGATTCTTCCCGCCTGTGGTCACAGGAAGTGTGGTCACGATTATCGGAATTACTTTAATGCCTGTCGCAATGAATTATATTGCAGGGGGGCAAGGCGCGAAAGATTACGGCTCACCTAAACACATTTTATTAGGTTTTGCGACGTTAATTATTATTTTAGTCGTTCAACGTTTTGCGAGTGGTTTTATTAAATCTATTGCGATTTTAATTGGTCTGATTGCTGGGACGGTTATTGCGAGTTTCTTAGGACTTGTCGATGTTGCGCAAGTCGGTCAAGCCCATTGGTTTGAACTTCCTCGTCCATTCCGATTTGGCGGATTCTCCTTTGACTTTGGTGCCATCGTCGTCTTCTTCATTGTGGCATTAATCAGTTTGATTGAATCGACAGGTGTTTACCATGCACTTAGCCAAATTACAGGTCGTAAGCTTGAGCGCAAAGATTTTAGAAAAGGTTATATGGCCGAAGGGATTGCGATTACGTTAGGCGCCATTTTCAATGCATTTCCGTACACGGCATATTCTCAAAATGTCGGTCTTGTCTCATTGTCAGGCGCTAAGAAAAATGATGTCATTTATGGAATGGTCATCATGCTTATCATTTGCGGATGTATTCCTAAAATTGGAGCGCTAGCCAACATCATTCCTATATCTGTCCTTGGTGGCGCTATGCTTGCGATGTTTGGGATGGTCATGGCTTATGGTGTGCGCATCCTCGGTGATATTAATTTTAAAAATCAAAACAATTTATTAATCATTGCCATTTCTGTTGGCCTCGGTACAGGGATTACTGCTGTTCCAGAAGCGTTTAAAGCGCTCGGTGATCAACTAACATGGCTCACACAAAATGGTATTGTGTTAGGCACGATTTCTGCTATTATATTGAATTTATTTTTTAATGGTCTAAACTATCAACAAAATGAAGAAAATGTGAAATAA
- a CDS encoding LacI family DNA-binding transcriptional regulator, producing the protein MNIRDIARLAGVSKSTVSRYLNGGSISTKTRQKIERVVKETGYSPNQFAQSLKAKRTQMMGVIVPRLSSYASNQTLCGIETYLRTQNYQTIIVNTDLDQQREIDAISTLAKNKVDGIILLATVLSDAHLKAIQAINVPIILVGQAYDGIHSIIQNDYEAGRFIGNYFGRAHFQRVAYFGVDERDEAVGVHRRRGVLDGLADYGQQADIYTTSFKLKDAQARSKAFIKDYDAVICATDNLALGVLKAALDMKIEVPQTLSISGFGGYETTSIVTPMITTIVFPYEETGRLAAVSMMSLLNEEEVPLLQRMDYTIDEKESVDILHN; encoded by the coding sequence ATGAATATTCGTGATATCGCAAGGCTTGCGGGTGTGTCGAAAAGTACGGTGTCGAGATATTTGAACGGCGGTTCGATTAGTACGAAAACGCGTCAGAAAATTGAACGTGTTGTTAAAGAAACGGGCTATAGTCCGAATCAATTTGCCCAAAGTTTAAAGGCAAAACGAACACAAATGATGGGGGTCATTGTACCGCGATTGAGTTCGTATGCTTCAAATCAAACGTTATGTGGCATTGAAACTTATTTAAGAACGCAAAATTATCAAACCATTATTGTGAATACGGATTTAGATCAACAACGGGAGATTGATGCGATATCTACGCTTGCGAAAAATAAAGTCGACGGTATTATTTTACTTGCCACGGTACTCAGTGATGCGCATTTGAAGGCAATCCAAGCGATTAATGTCCCTATTATATTAGTGGGGCAAGCATACGACGGTATTCATTCCATTATTCAAAATGATTATGAGGCAGGCCGCTTTATCGGAAATTATTTTGGTCGGGCGCATTTTCAACGTGTGGCCTATTTTGGTGTTGATGAACGTGATGAAGCGGTAGGAGTACATCGCCGTCGAGGTGTGCTTGATGGGCTTGCGGATTACGGTCAACAAGCGGATATTTACACGACATCGTTTAAGTTAAAGGATGCTCAAGCGCGTTCTAAAGCCTTTATTAAGGATTATGATGCTGTGATTTGTGCGACAGATAACCTTGCGTTAGGCGTGTTAAAAGCAGCATTAGATATGAAAATCGAGGTGCCTCAAACGTTGTCTATTTCTGGTTTTGGGGGTTATGAGACCACCTCGATTGTCACGCCGATGATTACGACAATTGTCTTTCCTTATGAAGAGACCGGACGACTTGCGGCAGTATCGATGATGTCCCTATTAAATGAGGAAGAAGTCCCGTTACTACAACGCATGGATTATACCATCGATGAAAAAGAAAGCGTTGACATTTTACACAACTAA
- a CDS encoding sucrose-specific PTS transporter subunit IIBC: MAMSDQQIAKQVIQAVGGQENIKSIAHCATRLRIVLHDKEKIDQNSIENTDKVKGAFFNSGQYQIIFGTGTVNKIYKAVEDLGIEGQSTREVKQEAGKQGNAFQRAIRTFGDVFVPIIPVLVATGLFMGLRGVLMNEQILSWMGMTPIDISPNFILFTQVLTDTAFAFLPALVAWSAFKVFGGSPVLGIVLGLMLVNPALPNAYQVGDGSAEALKFLGFIPVVGYQGSVLPAFVVGLLGAKFETFLRKRIPDAIDLIVTPFLTLLVMITLGLFVIGPVFHGLETIILAGTKGVLDLPFGIAGLLIGFFQQIIVVTGVHHIFNFMEIQLLEQFKYNEFNPIISAAMTAQGAATVAVGLKTRQKKLKALALPSAFSAFLGITEPAIFGVNLRYFKPFVCGLIGGAVGGFLASLFHLKASGMAITVLPGMLLFIKDIGQLPLYILVLIVSFVVGFVLTWFFGYSDKMAKALKEAK, translated from the coding sequence ATGGCCATGTCAGATCAACAAATCGCAAAACAAGTCATTCAAGCGGTTGGGGGACAAGAGAATATAAAGTCGATTGCCCATTGTGCGACAAGACTACGAATTGTTCTTCATGATAAAGAAAAAATCGACCAAAACAGTATTGAAAATACAGATAAAGTGAAAGGTGCATTTTTTAATTCTGGACAGTACCAAATTATTTTTGGGACGGGAACAGTAAATAAAATTTATAAAGCCGTTGAAGACTTAGGTATTGAAGGTCAATCGACGCGTGAAGTGAAACAAGAAGCAGGTAAACAAGGCAATGCGTTCCAACGTGCGATTAGAACGTTTGGTGATGTTTTTGTTCCGATTATACCAGTATTAGTGGCGACGGGTTTATTTATGGGACTCCGTGGCGTATTGATGAACGAACAAATCTTATCTTGGATGGGCATGACCCCAATAGACATTTCACCAAATTTCATTCTCTTTACTCAAGTTTTAACAGATACCGCTTTTGCATTTTTACCTGCGCTTGTAGCGTGGAGTGCCTTTAAAGTTTTTGGTGGAAGTCCAGTTCTTGGGATAGTGCTCGGTTTGATGCTCGTAAACCCTGCCTTACCAAATGCGTACCAAGTAGGAGATGGTTCAGCTGAGGCGTTGAAATTTTTAGGATTTATTCCAGTTGTAGGATATCAAGGGTCAGTATTACCTGCCTTTGTCGTGGGTTTACTTGGCGCCAAATTTGAAACATTTTTACGCAAGAGAATTCCAGATGCGATTGATTTAATCGTTACTCCATTTTTAACATTGTTGGTTATGATTACTCTAGGTCTTTTCGTCATAGGACCTGTGTTCCACGGCTTAGAAACAATCATACTCGCAGGTACAAAAGGAGTACTAGACTTGCCATTTGGTATTGCCGGCTTACTCATTGGCTTTTTCCAACAAATTATTGTGGTGACAGGGGTACATCATATTTTCAACTTTATGGAAATTCAATTATTGGAACAGTTTAAGTACAATGAATTCAACCCTATCATTTCAGCAGCAATGACAGCACAAGGGGCTGCGACAGTTGCGGTTGGTCTTAAAACACGTCAGAAAAAGCTTAAAGCACTCGCACTACCCTCCGCGTTTTCAGCATTTTTAGGAATTACAGAACCTGCCATTTTTGGTGTGAACTTGCGTTACTTTAAGCCGTTTGTATGTGGATTAATTGGCGGAGCTGTAGGAGGATTTCTTGCCTCATTGTTCCATTTAAAAGCTTCAGGAATGGCCATTACGGTATTACCAGGTATGTTGTTATTTATTAAAGATATTGGCCAATTGCCACTCTATATTTTAGTATTAATCGTTTCATTCGTCGTAGGATTCGTGCTCACATGGTTCTTCGGATATAGCGATAAAATGGCTAAAGCACTTAAAGAAGCAAAATAA
- the guaB gene encoding IMP dehydrogenase has translation MWENKFVKEALTFDDVLLIPAESNVLPKEVDLSVKLSERIQLNIPIVSAGMDTVTESKMAIAMARQGGLGVIHKNMSIERQADEVQKVKRSENGVITDPFYLTPEESVYEAEALMGKYRISGVPIVDSNESRKLVGILTNRDLRFIEDFSIKISDVMTKEDLVTAPVGTTLEEAEKILQDHKIEKLPLVEDGILQGLITIKDIEKVNEYPYAAKDSHGRLIVAAAIGIAKDTGIRAEKLVEAGVDALVIDTAHGHSQGVINQVKEIKATYPEVTLIAGNVATAAATKALFEAGADVVKVGIGPGSICTTRVVAGVGVPQITAVYDCATEAKNHGKTIIADGGIKFSGDIVKALAAGGHAVMLGSLLAGTEESPGLVEMFQGRQYKVYRGMGSLGAMESGSNDRYFQEDKAPKKYVPEGVEGRIDYKGPLQDTIYQLIGGVKSGMGYTGSKDLEALREEAQFTKMSAAGLAESHPHDVQITKESPNYSF, from the coding sequence ATGTGGGAAAACAAGTTTGTTAAAGAAGCATTAACATTTGATGATGTATTACTTATTCCGGCAGAATCAAATGTATTACCAAAAGAAGTCGACTTAAGTGTAAAACTTTCAGAACGTATTCAATTAAACATCCCGATTGTTTCAGCTGGTATGGACACGGTAACAGAATCAAAAATGGCGATTGCGATGGCACGTCAAGGCGGACTCGGTGTGATTCATAAAAACATGAGCATCGAACGCCAAGCGGACGAAGTTCAAAAAGTAAAACGTTCTGAAAATGGCGTTATTACTGATCCATTTTACTTAACACCAGAAGAAAGCGTTTATGAAGCAGAAGCATTAATGGGCAAATACCGTATTTCAGGTGTGCCAATTGTAGATAGCAATGAATCACGCAAACTTGTTGGAATTTTAACAAACCGTGATTTAAGATTTATTGAAGACTTCTCAATAAAAATCTCAGATGTGATGACTAAAGAAGACTTAGTCACAGCACCAGTAGGTACAACACTTGAAGAAGCTGAGAAGATTTTACAAGACCACAAAATTGAAAAACTTCCATTAGTAGAAGACGGTATTTTACAAGGCCTCATTACGATTAAAGATATCGAAAAAGTGAACGAATATCCATATGCGGCAAAAGACAGCCACGGTCGTCTTATTGTAGCGGCGGCGATTGGTATTGCAAAAGATACTGGTATTCGTGCTGAAAAACTTGTTGAAGCGGGTGTGGATGCATTAGTAATCGATACAGCCCACGGTCACTCACAAGGCGTAATTAACCAAGTGAAAGAAATTAAAGCCACATATCCTGAAGTGACATTAATCGCAGGTAACGTTGCAACAGCAGCTGCGACAAAAGCATTGTTTGAAGCGGGCGCAGATGTTGTAAAAGTAGGAATTGGACCAGGTTCAATTTGTACAACACGTGTCGTTGCAGGTGTCGGTGTCCCTCAAATTACAGCAGTTTACGATTGTGCCACAGAAGCGAAAAATCATGGTAAAACGATTATTGCTGATGGGGGGATTAAATTCTCAGGCGATATCGTAAAAGCATTAGCTGCCGGTGGACATGCGGTTATGCTAGGAAGCTTACTTGCTGGTACTGAAGAAAGCCCAGGTTTAGTTGAAATGTTCCAAGGACGTCAATATAAAGTTTACCGTGGTATGGGTTCATTAGGTGCGATGGAAAGTGGTTCAAACGATCGTTACTTCCAAGAAGATAAAGCCCCTAAAAAATACGTTCCAGAAGGTGTTGAAGGACGTATTGACTATAAAGGTCCATTACAAGATACAATTTATCAATTAATTGGTGGCGTGAAGAGCGGTATGGGTTACACAGGCTCGAAAGACTTAGAAGCGTTACGTGAAGAAGCACAATTTACTAAAATGAGTGCAGCCGGTCTAGCAGAAAGCCACCCTCATGATGTTCAAATCACAAAAGAATCACCAAACTACTCATTCTAA
- a CDS encoding DUF4064 domain-containing protein, with amino-acid sequence MNEQFYSKPTNRVAEMVLGIMGSVFGILGGLFAIMAGSIGTEFGAADSGQATGLGVSVIIVCIITLIISCIINKKRVLMGVILVVGGILNFVLISFFGILSGILILVAGILALIRK; translated from the coding sequence GTGAACGAGCAATTCTATTCAAAACCGACTAATAGAGTCGCAGAAATGGTACTTGGAATTATGGGTAGTGTATTTGGTATTCTTGGTGGTCTATTTGCAATTATGGCCGGTAGTATTGGGACTGAATTTGGAGCTGCTGATAGTGGACAAGCTACAGGGTTAGGTGTGTCTGTAATTATTGTCTGTATTATTACATTAATCATAAGTTGTATTATTAATAAAAAAAGAGTGCTTATGGGAGTAATTTTAGTAGTAGGTGGAATACTAAATTTTGTTCTTATTAGTTTTTTTGGTATTTTATCAGGTATTTTAATTCTAGTAGCAGGTATTCTTGCTTTAATTAGAAAGTAA
- a CDS encoding antibiotic biosynthesis monooxygenase has product MFMAENCLKIKKGKSESVVERFKNRQGIDTIEGFKDMLVTVTNETEDYDEVKILTIWQSEDAFKNWLHSDAFKEAHQKARNNKGNEESPIINNKVTTYTIAYKYDE; this is encoded by the coding sequence ATGTTTATGGCAGAAAACTGTTTGAAAATAAAAAAAGGGAAATCTGAAAGTGTCGTGGAACGCTTCAAAAATAGACAAGGCATCGACACCATCGAAGGATTTAAAGATATGTTAGTGACGGTCACAAATGAAACTGAAGACTATGATGAAGTCAAAATTTTAACAATTTGGCAGTCTGAGGATGCATTTAAAAACTGGCTACATTCAGATGCATTTAAAGAGGCTCATCAAAAAGCAAGAAATAATAAAGGGAACGAAGAGAGTCCAATTATTAACAATAAGGTCACAACATATACGATTGCGTATAAATATGATGAATAA
- the guaA gene encoding glutamine-hydrolyzing GMP synthase → MEMAKEQELILVLDFGSQYNQLITRRIREMGVYSELHDHEISIEEIKKMNPKGIILSGGPNSVYAEDAFTIDTEIYNLGIPVLGICYGMQLTTKLLGGKVERANEREYGKATINAKSDELFFGLPEEQTVWMSHSDKVIEIPEGFEVIADSPSTQYAAIEDKSRRIYGVQFHPEVRHTEFGNDLLRNFVRRVCNCTGEWTMENFIEIEVEKIREKVGDRRVLCAMSGGVDSSVVAVLLHKAIGDQLTCIFVDHGLLRKGEGDMVMEQFGEGFNMNIIRVNAQDRFMSKLAGVSDPEQKRKIIGNEFVYVFDDEASKLKGVDFLAQGTLYTDVIESGTKTAQTIKSHHNVGGLPEDMEFELIEPINTLFKDEVRALGIELGIPEHLVWRQPFPGPGLGIRVLGEITEDKLEIVRESDAILREVIREEGLERDIWQYFTVLPDIRSVGVMGDYRTYDYTVGVRAVTSIDGMTSDFARIDWEVLQKISTRIVNEVDHVNRVVYDITSKPPSTIEWE, encoded by the coding sequence ATGGAAATGGCAAAAGAACAAGAGTTAATTCTTGTCCTAGACTTTGGGAGTCAATACAATCAATTAATTACACGACGCATTCGTGAAATGGGCGTTTATAGTGAATTGCACGATCACGAAATTTCGATTGAAGAAATTAAAAAAATGAATCCAAAAGGGATTATTTTATCAGGTGGACCGAACTCTGTTTATGCAGAGGATGCGTTCACAATTGATACTGAGATTTACAACCTAGGTATTCCAGTCTTAGGCATTTGTTACGGTATGCAGTTAACGACGAAATTATTAGGCGGTAAAGTTGAGCGCGCGAACGAACGTGAATACGGCAAAGCGACAATCAACGCTAAATCAGACGAGTTATTCTTCGGTTTACCAGAAGAACAAACAGTTTGGATGAGCCACTCTGATAAAGTGATTGAAATCCCAGAAGGTTTCGAAGTGATTGCCGATAGCCCGAGCACACAATACGCAGCAATCGAAGACAAATCTCGTCGTATCTACGGCGTACAGTTCCACCCAGAAGTGCGTCATACAGAGTTTGGTAACGACTTATTACGTAACTTCGTGCGTCGCGTATGTAACTGTACAGGCGAATGGACAATGGAAAACTTCATCGAAATCGAAGTGGAAAAAATTCGCGAAAAAGTTGGCGACCGTCGTGTACTTTGCGCAATGAGCGGTGGAGTAGACTCCTCTGTAGTTGCGGTATTATTACACAAAGCGATTGGCGATCAATTGACATGTATCTTCGTTGACCATGGTCTTTTACGTAAAGGTGAAGGCGACATGGTGATGGAACAATTCGGTGAAGGTTTCAACATGAATATTATTCGTGTAAACGCACAAGACCGTTTCATGTCAAAACTTGCAGGCGTATCAGATCCAGAACAAAAACGTAAAATTATCGGTAACGAATTCGTTTACGTCTTCGATGATGAAGCTTCAAAATTAAAAGGCGTAGACTTCCTTGCACAAGGTACACTCTACACAGACGTCATTGAATCAGGAACAAAAACTGCACAAACGATCAAATCTCACCATAACGTAGGTGGCTTACCAGAAGATATGGAATTCGAATTAATCGAACCTATCAACACGTTATTCAAAGATGAAGTACGTGCATTAGGGATCGAATTAGGTATTCCAGAACACCTCGTTTGGAGACAACCTTTCCCAGGTCCGGGATTAGGTATCCGCGTACTAGGCGAAATCACAGAAGACAAACTTGAAATCGTCCGTGAATCTGATGCCATCCTTCGCGAAGTGATTCGTGAAGAAGGCTTAGAGCGCGACATTTGGCAATACTTCACAGTATTACCAGACATCCGCTCGGTTGGAGTTATGGGAGACTACCGTACGTATGACTACACAGTCGGTGTCCGTGCCGTAACCTCTATCGACGGTATGACAAGTGACTTTGCACGTATCGATTGGGAAGTCTTACAAAAGATCTCAACACGTATCGTAAACGAAGTGGATCACGTCAACCGCGTCGTGTATGACATCACATCAAAACCCCCAAGCACAATTGAGTGGGAATAA
- a CDS encoding dihydrolipoyl dehydrogenase family protein, producing the protein MKNYDVLFLGSGHAAWHAALTLNQAGKSVAIIEKDRIAGTCTNYGCNAKILLENPFEILEETSHYGNILNTEHLAVDWENLMDYKHAVIDPLADKLQHLFQEIGIDIIKGAGKIVAPHTVEVNNEKINAEHIVIATGQHSNRLNIEGKEFAHDSRDFLSLEHMPKHITFIGVGIISLEFASITAKAGVETHMIHVDEEPVKGFYRQHVYKLIEKLKADGVHFHMNENTMAIKKQASNYEVVTESGLKIATDYVLDATGRNPNVEGIGLDEVGIQYSKKGVEVDDYLRTNIPNIYASGDVIHKAIPKLTPTATFESNYIAAHILGWNTQPIKYPAIPSVLYTLPRLSNIGISIEEAQKNENYKVIDIPFGKQMRFEYKNEIEAEMTIVVNEQKQLVGAAVYADDAPDLINLLTFIVNGKLTVKELNQMIFAFPGSSSGVLDLLKTAMM; encoded by the coding sequence ATGAAAAACTATGATGTTCTCTTTTTAGGGAGTGGGCATGCGGCATGGCACGCCGCACTGACACTCAATCAAGCGGGTAAATCTGTTGCTATCATTGAAAAAGATCGTATTGCAGGAACATGTACCAATTATGGTTGCAATGCCAAAATTTTATTAGAAAATCCATTTGAAATTTTAGAAGAAACTTCTCATTACGGAAATATACTGAATACAGAGCACCTCGCTGTAGATTGGGAAAATCTAATGGATTACAAGCATGCGGTGATTGATCCATTAGCGGATAAGTTACAACATCTGTTTCAAGAAATAGGGATTGATATTATTAAAGGAGCGGGTAAAATTGTTGCCCCTCATACAGTTGAAGTCAATAACGAAAAAATCAATGCAGAACATATTGTGATTGCAACTGGTCAACACAGTAATCGCTTAAATATTGAAGGTAAAGAATTTGCACATGATAGTAGAGACTTTTTGTCACTTGAACATATGCCAAAACATATCACGTTTATAGGCGTTGGAATTATAAGTTTAGAATTTGCATCTATTACTGCGAAAGCGGGCGTTGAGACGCATATGATTCATGTTGATGAGGAACCCGTAAAAGGATTTTATCGACAACATGTCTATAAATTAATCGAAAAGTTAAAAGCAGATGGCGTGCATTTTCATATGAACGAAAATACTATGGCTATTAAAAAGCAAGCTTCAAATTATGAGGTTGTGACAGAATCAGGCTTAAAAATTGCGACTGATTATGTTTTAGATGCGACAGGTAGAAACCCTAATGTGGAAGGTATTGGATTGGATGAAGTCGGCATTCAGTATTCAAAAAAAGGTGTAGAAGTTGATGATTATTTACGCACGAATATTCCTAACATTTATGCAAGTGGCGATGTAATTCATAAAGCCATCCCTAAATTAACGCCAACCGCAACATTCGAATCAAATTATATTGCTGCACATATTTTAGGATGGAATACACAACCTATAAAATATCCGGCAATTCCATCTGTACTTTATACGTTGCCAAGATTGTCAAACATTGGTATAAGTATTGAAGAAGCGCAAAAAAATGAGAATTATAAAGTGATTGATATTCCATTTGGTAAACAAATGCGCTTTGAATATAAAAATGAAATTGAAGCGGAAATGACGATTGTTGTAAACGAACAAAAGCAACTAGTCGGTGCAGCTGTTTATGCAGATGATGCGCCTGACTTAATCAATTTATTAACATTTATTGTTAACGGAAAACTCACAGTGAAAGAGTTGAACCAAATGATTTTCGCATTTCCTGGATCTTCCAGTGGCGTACTAGATTTGTTAAAAACAGCCATGATGTAG